Proteins found in one Corynebacterium freneyi genomic segment:
- a CDS encoding O-acetylhomoserine aminocarboxypropyltransferase/cysteine synthase family protein, producing the protein MTEQDAKKLHDETKLIHSGYVPGNKDPRQVPIVQSTTYTFDSSDDIAAVFDEPTHALIYSRFANPTVMAVEAKIADLEGGVAAMATTSGQAATAMAIMNLCSAGDSFVASSEIYGGTSNLFSTTLKRFGIEVIYVDQDASEEEIAAAFKPNTKALFGEIIANPAMSVLDVEKFARIAHGQGVPLIVDSTFATPVLCKPIEWGADVVVHSTSKYLDGHAVQVGGMIVDAGTFDYANGKFPDFTEPDESYHGVVYTRDYAAAPFVIKARMQLQRDFGAYPAAHSAFMLNVSLESLDVRMRRHCENARKVAEYLLTRDDVLNEVRYPGLPSSPYHDLAEKYLDGASGVLTIDVKGGREAGVKFMDALEVISRQVHVADARSCVLHPASTTHRQVPDDQLESVGITPGLVRISVGLENADDLIADIEQALAKAAE; encoded by the coding sequence ATGACCGAGCAGGACGCGAAGAAACTGCACGACGAAACCAAACTCATCCACTCCGGGTACGTGCCGGGCAACAAGGACCCCCGCCAGGTGCCGATCGTCCAGTCGACCACCTACACCTTCGACTCCTCCGACGACATCGCCGCCGTCTTCGACGAACCCACCCACGCCCTGATCTACTCGCGGTTCGCCAACCCGACCGTCATGGCCGTCGAAGCCAAGATCGCCGACCTCGAAGGCGGCGTCGCCGCAATGGCCACCACCTCCGGCCAAGCCGCCACCGCCATGGCGATCATGAACCTGTGCTCCGCCGGCGACTCCTTCGTCGCATCCTCCGAGATCTACGGCGGCACCTCGAACCTGTTCTCCACCACCCTCAAGCGCTTCGGCATCGAGGTCATCTACGTCGACCAGGACGCCTCCGAAGAGGAAATCGCCGCCGCCTTCAAACCCAACACCAAGGCCCTGTTCGGCGAGATCATCGCCAACCCCGCCATGAGCGTCCTCGACGTGGAAAAGTTCGCCCGCATCGCCCACGGCCAGGGCGTGCCGCTCATCGTCGACTCCACCTTCGCCACCCCCGTGCTGTGCAAGCCGATCGAATGGGGCGCCGACGTCGTCGTGCACTCGACGTCGAAGTACCTCGACGGCCACGCCGTGCAGGTCGGCGGCATGATCGTCGACGCCGGCACCTTCGACTACGCCAACGGCAAATTCCCGGACTTCACCGAGCCCGACGAGTCGTACCACGGCGTCGTCTACACCAGGGACTACGCCGCCGCACCCTTCGTGATCAAGGCCCGCATGCAGCTGCAGCGTGACTTCGGCGCCTACCCGGCCGCACACTCGGCGTTCATGCTCAACGTGTCCCTCGAAAGCCTGGACGTGCGCATGCGCCGCCACTGCGAAAACGCCCGGAAGGTCGCCGAGTACCTGCTCACCCGCGACGACGTCCTCAACGAAGTCCGCTACCCGGGCCTGCCGTCGTCGCCGTACCACGACCTGGCCGAAAAGTACCTGGACGGAGCGTCCGGCGTGCTCACCATCGACGTCAAGGGCGGCCGCGAAGCCGGCGTGAAGTTCATGGACGCCCTCGAAGTCATCTCCCGCCAGGTCCACGTCGCCGACGCCCGCTCCTGCGTGCTGCACCCGGCGTCGACCACCCACCGCCAGGTGCCCGACGATCAGCTCGAATCCGTCGGCATCACCCCGGGCCTGGTGCGCATTTCCGTCGGCCTGGAAAACGCCGACGACCTCATCGCCGACATCGAGCAGGCCCTGGCGAAGGCCGCGGAGTAG
- a CDS encoding CapA family protein, whose product MRSALISPISQKTRVSGRSAWRRARTVIAAGSVGLLAALSACSTGGDTDPNADTRVDATADGAPLPAEVTVNLTGDLLWHPAVYESGMMPDGSYDYSQTFAGVRPEVEAADLAICHEEVPFAPYEGPFSGYPSFAAPPQIAAQVKETGWDMCTTASNHSIDAGTEGLVHTLNVMDEAGIVHAGSARSQEEFDAPRMFETAEGVKIAVVAGTYGLNGLIPEFDYLVPDLDPDTLLKRAGDAREAGADIVMVAMHAGDEGVTEPNAQQQELAELLTQSDDVDIVYGHHAHAVQPIEKVNGKWVIYGLGNLVAQQLSTNIPAFEGLMVDVTFVPKEGANSATEGPAWEVGTVTFTPTVISPPGIHPVTVTPISRAIENTRAEFGEDADVSGLEAARERTLAAVYSRGSEGEADLVEG is encoded by the coding sequence ATGCGTTCCGCCCTCATCTCCCCCATCTCCCAGAAGACCCGGGTGTCCGGTCGCTCCGCGTGGCGCCGCGCCCGCACCGTCATCGCCGCAGGTTCCGTCGGTCTGCTCGCCGCGCTGAGCGCCTGCTCCACCGGTGGCGACACCGACCCCAACGCCGACACCAGGGTCGACGCCACCGCCGACGGCGCGCCGCTGCCCGCCGAAGTCACCGTGAACCTCACCGGCGACCTGCTGTGGCACCCGGCCGTCTACGAGTCCGGCATGATGCCCGACGGTTCGTACGATTACAGCCAGACCTTCGCGGGCGTGCGCCCCGAGGTCGAGGCCGCCGACCTGGCCATCTGTCACGAAGAGGTGCCGTTCGCCCCGTACGAGGGGCCGTTCTCCGGCTACCCGAGCTTCGCGGCTCCGCCGCAGATCGCCGCGCAGGTCAAGGAGACCGGCTGGGACATGTGCACCACCGCGTCGAACCACTCCATCGACGCCGGCACCGAGGGGCTCGTGCACACCCTCAACGTGATGGATGAGGCGGGCATCGTGCACGCCGGGTCCGCCCGCAGCCAGGAGGAGTTCGACGCCCCGCGCATGTTCGAAACCGCCGAGGGCGTGAAGATCGCCGTCGTCGCCGGCACCTACGGCCTCAACGGCCTGATCCCCGAGTTCGATTACCTGGTCCCGGACCTGGATCCGGACACCTTGCTCAAGCGCGCCGGGGACGCCCGCGAGGCCGGCGCCGACATCGTCATGGTGGCCATGCACGCCGGTGACGAAGGCGTCACCGAGCCGAACGCCCAGCAGCAGGAGCTGGCGGAGCTCCTCACCCAGTCCGATGACGTCGACATCGTCTACGGCCACCACGCGCATGCGGTGCAGCCGATCGAGAAGGTCAACGGCAAGTGGGTGATCTACGGCCTGGGCAATCTGGTCGCCCAGCAGCTGTCGACGAACATCCCGGCGTTCGAGGGCCTGATGGTCGACGTCACTTTCGTGCCGAAGGAGGGCGCCAACTCGGCGACCGAGGGCCCGGCATGGGAGGTCGGCACGGTCACGTTCACCCCGACGGTCATCTCTCCCCCGGGCATCCACCCGGTGACGGTGACCCCGATTTCGCGGGCCATCGAGAACACGCGCGCCGAGTTCGGCGAGGATGCCGACGTCTCCGGGCTCGAGGCCGCCCGCGAGCGCACCCTCGCCGCCGTGTACTCGCGCGGTTCCGAGGGCGAGGCCGACCTGGTCGAGGGCTGA
- a CDS encoding FAD-binding oxidoreductase: protein MSSRESIGVPRPPMEFNLWGTADEAKPLSRGVRTLLTKAFGVDKPLPRIPEGDVAITESRLAPDDIAALADIVGADRVTTDFTQKLRRARGKSYPDLIGWRLGGTHDVPDAVVAPATDDEVLDILRWCSREKVAVVPFGGGTSVVGGVDPVRGTMRAVISLDLVLFDDVTDVDAESGLATLGAGLTGPAAEFLLADHGLQLGHYPQSFPYATIGGYAATRSSGQSSAGYGRFDDMVRSFTVVTPSGILEVGAASPATAAGPDLRELFLGSEGIFGVITRVRLRVHPIPEVKRYEAFSFPSFDAGVAGVRAVTQAGAGPTVIRLSDEIESSLNLTSDEAIGDASQAPEGCLCLTMFEGTADHAASRHAETRALLIAAGGTPVGEAPVRSWEQGRFGTPVLRDALLDNGALCETLETATDWSNVARLKKAVTRALADALRETGTMTLTMCHVSHVYRDGCSLYFTVLAARGDDPDAQWRAAKDAACRAIVANGGTITHHHSVGVDHAPYLRDEIGDLGIAVLRAAKRELDPAGIMNPGKLLEA, encoded by the coding sequence ATGAGCAGCCGGGAAAGCATCGGAGTCCCCCGCCCGCCGATGGAGTTCAACCTCTGGGGCACCGCGGACGAGGCCAAGCCGCTGTCTCGTGGCGTGCGCACGCTGCTCACCAAGGCCTTCGGCGTCGACAAGCCCCTGCCCCGCATTCCCGAAGGCGACGTCGCCATCACCGAATCACGGCTGGCCCCCGATGACATCGCCGCGCTGGCGGACATCGTCGGCGCAGACCGGGTAACCACGGACTTCACCCAGAAGCTGCGGCGCGCCCGCGGCAAGTCCTACCCCGACCTCATCGGCTGGCGCCTCGGCGGAACCCATGACGTGCCCGATGCCGTCGTCGCCCCCGCCACCGACGACGAGGTGCTGGACATCCTGCGCTGGTGCAGCCGCGAAAAGGTCGCGGTGGTGCCCTTCGGCGGTGGCACCAGCGTGGTCGGCGGCGTCGACCCCGTGCGCGGGACGATGCGGGCGGTGATCAGCCTGGACCTCGTGCTTTTCGACGACGTCACCGACGTCGACGCCGAATCCGGCCTGGCCACCCTCGGTGCGGGATTGACCGGTCCGGCCGCCGAGTTTCTCCTGGCCGACCACGGCCTGCAGCTCGGCCACTACCCGCAGTCCTTCCCCTACGCCACCATCGGCGGTTACGCGGCGACGAGGTCGTCGGGGCAGTCGTCGGCGGGCTACGGGCGGTTCGACGACATGGTGCGGTCGTTCACCGTCGTCACGCCCTCCGGGATCCTCGAGGTCGGGGCGGCATCGCCGGCCACCGCCGCGGGGCCGGACCTGCGCGAGCTGTTCCTCGGCTCGGAGGGAATCTTCGGCGTCATCACCCGCGTCCGTCTGCGCGTCCACCCGATCCCCGAGGTCAAGCGCTACGAGGCGTTTTCCTTCCCCTCCTTCGACGCCGGCGTCGCCGGTGTGCGCGCGGTGACGCAGGCCGGCGCCGGGCCCACCGTGATCAGGCTTTCCGACGAAATCGAATCCAGCCTGAACCTCACTTCCGACGAGGCGATCGGCGATGCGTCGCAGGCGCCGGAAGGCTGCCTGTGCTTGACGATGTTCGAGGGCACCGCCGACCACGCCGCCTCGCGCCACGCGGAAACGAGGGCGCTGCTCATCGCCGCCGGCGGCACCCCCGTGGGAGAGGCGCCCGTGCGGTCGTGGGAGCAGGGGCGCTTCGGCACGCCCGTGCTGCGCGATGCGCTGCTGGACAACGGCGCCCTGTGCGAGACGCTGGAAACCGCCACCGACTGGTCCAACGTCGCCCGCCTGAAGAAGGCCGTCACCCGCGCCCTGGCGGACGCGCTGCGGGAAACGGGCACGATGACGCTGACCATGTGCCACGTCTCCCACGTCTACCGCGACGGCTGCTCGCTGTATTTCACCGTCCTCGCCGCCCGGGGCGACGACCCCGACGCGCAGTGGCGGGCCGCCAAAGACGCCGCATGCCGCGCGATCGTCGCCAACGGCGGGACCATCACGCACCACCATTCGGTCGGCGTGGACCACGCGCCCTATCTGCGCGACGAGATCGGAGACCTCGGCATCGCGGTGTTGCGAGCGGCGAAACGCGAACTCGACCCCGCCGGGATCATGAACCCCGGCAAACTGCTGGAGGCGTAG